The following are encoded together in the Rhizoctonia solani chromosome 10, complete sequence genome:
- a CDS encoding Helicase conserved C-terminal domain, with the protein MDNPRDISSSRIEEILKVHNVFLGLLSEYPRPSKPIKPFVALKVIEAWSCDLCYSYNPFFGTSTSRRDNHFRTKHAQNFQNREDHQSLVYTQTFCNGWSNNSYHFEVDETLVVDVASDAPYITRSATAEELCQIMKNRFTVASAPLSTGQTLKDTQPALYWTGWAAHVSDRNPEFLRLLIEYPAAATNNCQPDLLREIADEAKKVFLSEQELLDGRSGILRKLLVDTGKGTVVESYGQLLSRWVCFVLRLFQRQNAGDSDYVVTFTDRQKDVCTYALQWCHKHAKARKLGIRYIILRMARSFWAPEPLQESFAHLEKDQLDDPTTRFGCLLNLRLDGTFVSPSNMLHNLTMIKYIIRQMLLAWSVDRAIERSNSGDPVTAHFVLSSLGNALADDQLTPFAHICLATAHASRYARTTSFLPNVMWTSRTALSIDGSAVDFHDYQKMLKDRLDRLEELVHGSGGLLMDIPLADIGFTTTEQTHIHDEFSETRSGYSFLTDPKNPFSAMQFNLIDAIFKYRPGRLARGLHKSNDEKASITWDEKSVAEWLNIYDECTLELCTLIHAVGGQPACGVESCLLKLVNTPYRVRGVYAWRPGTLVFVLLYSKTTSMTGLDRVVAHAVPWRVGRLFLIINALARPLAGILVERSRGPLARIVQETSAFPIRGVEMTSTQLSDRLRTWFTQGLGVSLGIRAFRHFVIACQRKLMPEAFAPIQEAMAVVDTQSGHTSDTGNDVYAIDASEIHLLSPTSVIKSVYCSLRWAQILFPAGVLSNTETSEAVAADEVISSHSSTMRPSSISKSDITQAVLEALQDKALISQLSQHIGQHMVDTILATGKSIRVYNNSPPAARLVEPKHLVLLKRYQGDSNASWRSVSQGQALVHALARERSLLVILPTGGGKSVLFGCLPLIESGFTLVLFPFVALYKDQLHAAEERHNNLLRSDRQLGRSLRMVEWEPRLLLNENVGLVAVTVDTFVRPECQIWIDQNRRNLNRIVFDEVHVAVTQADFRPCMILLQALTRQGVPILGLSATIPPSMEDNLHESLGRPLFTVLVTQLRQRLELHSSDSYMSNNKEVKDWARTFGAYGYCSALNQDFNEEATRNLLDWTSGRSQILVGTTAVGTGLNHKAVRGVFHWGPPYGPDDFQQGSGRGGRDDLPAVSITVHWDPRLPSIGNNYRGKPIIDYMLDEEECIQLTMSRWFDGENIAVSCSGGINFRDCFRCRSAHLRATHRDGIALAGPEEPPSTNQVRDPNLLILHEIPRDVCTNSIHPPRRNATLIGPSTSHEEASTSIQLKATSKQPETTQSITMILPPLLEPAAPIVIQPGKLQKHVNTQHPLSLEQHHFALMH; encoded by the exons ATGGATAACCCAAGGGATATATCTTCTTCTAGGATTGAGGAGATACTCAAGGTCCATAATGTTTTTCTGGGCTTA CTCTCTGAATACCCCCGCCCCAGCAAACCCATAAAACCATTTGTTGCTTTGAAGGTCATTGAGGCATGGAGTTGTGACTTGTGTTATTCCTACAACCCCTTCTTTGGTACTTCAACCAGTAGGCGTGACAATCATTTTCGTACAAAGCATGCCCAAAATTTCCAGAACCGAGAGGATCATCAAAGTTTGGTATACACGCAAACCTTCTGTAATGGATGGAGCAACAACAGCTACCATTTTGAGGTGGATGAGACGCTAGTTGTGGATGTTGCATCAGACGCCCCCTATATTACGAGGTCAGCAACAGCAGAAGAGCTTTGCCAAATCATGAAAAATCGTTTTACAGTGGCCTCGGCTCCTCTTTCCACTGGCCAAACACTCAAGGACACGCAACCTGCCTTGTACTGGACTGGGTGGGCAGCACATGTCTCTGATCGCAATCCAGAATTCCTTCGCTTGTTAATTGAATATCCAGCAGCTGCAACCAACAACTGTCAACCTGATTTACTCAGGGAGATTGCTGACGAAGCTAAGAAGGTTTTTCTCTCTGAACAAGAATTGCTTGATGGACGATCGGGGATCTTAAGAAAGCTACTTGTAGACACAGGCAAAGG AACAGTTGTTGAATCATATGGCCAGTTACTCAGCAGATGGGTTTGTTTTGTACTCCGGCTTTTTCAACGCCAGAACGCAGGAGACTCAGACTACGTGGTAACTTTCACTGATCGTCAAAAG GATGTATGTACATATGCATTGCAATGGTGTCACAAACATGCAAAGGCTAGAAAGCTAGGGATTCGATATATCATCCTTCGCATGGCTAGAAGTTTTTGGGCTCCCGAACCCTTGCAAGAGTCATTTGCCCACCTGGAGAAAGATCAACTGGATGACCCAACCACCCGCTTTGGATGCCTCTTGAATCTGCGGCTAGATGGGACATTTGTATCTCCTAGTAACATGTTGCACAACCTTACAATGATTAAATACATTATCAGACAAATGCTTTTGGCCTGGTCAGTGGACCGTGCTATTGAGCGGAGCAACAGTGGGGATCCCGTCACTGCTCATTT TGTACTCTCAAGTCTTGGAAATGCCTTGGCTGATGATCAACTCACTCCATTTGCTCATATCTGTTTAGCTACTGCTCATGCCTCTCGTTATGCAAGGACAACATCTTTCCTCCCCAACGTCATGTGGACTAGTCGTACTGCACTCTCTATTGATGGCTCTGCAGTAGACTTTCATGACTACCAGAAGATGCTCAAAGACCGCCTAGATCGCCTTGAAGAACTGGTTCATGGATCAGGGGGCTTACTGATGGATATACCTCTAGCTGATATAGGCTTTACTACGACTGAACAAACTCATATTCACGATGAATTTTCCGAGACACGTTCAGGATATTCCTTCCTCACGGATCCTAAAAATCCTTTTTCTGCAATGCAGTTCAATTTGATTGATGCCATTTTTAAGTATCGACCTGGACGCTTAGCACGCGGTTTGCACAAATCCAATGATGAAAAAGCTTCCATTACCTGGGATGAAAAGTCCGTAGCCGAATGGCTAAACATCTATGATGAATGTACTTTAGAACTTTGCACCTTGATACATGCTGTTGGCGGCCAGCCTGCTTGTGGTGTAGAGTCCTGTCTTCTTAAACTGGTCAATACACCTTATAGAGTTCGAGGGGTATATGCATGGCGCCCAGGTACCCttgtttttgttcttctctaTAGCAAGACCACCAGTATGACTGGTCTTGACCGAGTTGTTGCTCACGCAGTGCCCTGGCGAGTTGGTCGTCTCTTTTTAATCATTAATGCATTGGCACGCCCATTAGCTGGAATCTTAGTGGAGCGTTCGAGAGGTCCCTTAGCCCGTATTGTACAAGAGACTTCAGCCTTTCCCATACGTGGAGTTGAAATGACATCTACCCAACTGTCTGATCGTCTCCGCACTTGGTTTACTCAGGGGCTTGGAGTATCACTGGGAATTAGGGCCTTCCGCCATTTTGTCATTGCCTGTCAACGAAAACTCATGCCAGAGGCCTTTGCCCCAATCCAAGAAGCTATGGCTGTGGTAGATACCCAGTCAGGGCATACAAGTGATACAGGAAACGATGTCTACGCCATTGACGCGTCGGAAATCCACCTACTCTCTCCAACTTCGGTGATTAAAAGTGTTTACTGCTCACTTCGATGGGCTCAGATACTATTCCCTGCTGGTGTTCTTAGCAATACTGAAACAAGCGAGGCTGTTGCCGCAGATGAAGTCATAAGTTCACATTCATCCACTATGCGCCCGTCATCTATATCCAAATCCGATATCACCCAGGCCGTTCTTGAAGCGTTACAAGACAAGGCTCTCATTAGCCAATTATCTCAACATATTGGTCAGCACATGGTCGATACAATACTAGCCACTGGGAAGTCCATTCGAGTTTACAATAACTCTCCGCCTGCCGCAAGGCTAGTTGAACCCAAACACCTGGTCCTCCTAAAACGATATCAAGGCGATAGCAATGCGAGCTGGCGCTCTGTGAGTCAGGGGCAAGCGCTAGTTCATGCCCTTGCTCGTGAGCGCTCCTTGCTCGTGATTCTTCCCACGGGGGGTGGGAAATCAGTCCTTTTTGGCTGCCTCCCGCTTATTGAATCCGGCTTCACTTTGGTTCTTTTTCCATTTGTAGCATTGTACAAGGATCAGCTTCATGCCGCAGAGGAGCGTCACAACAACCTACTTCGCTCAGATAGACAACTAGGACGTAGTTTGCGAATGGTTGAGTGGGAACCCAGGTTACTCCTAAATGAGAATGTAGGGCTAGTGGCAGTCACAGTGGACACCTTTGTCCGCCCTGAATGCCAGATATGGATTGACCAAAACCGCAGAAACCTCAATCGCATTGTGTTTGACGAGGTCCATGTAGCAGTTACTCAAGCAGACTTTCGACCGTGTATGATCTTACTCCAGGCCCTGACACGACAAGGTGTTCCTATTCTTGGACTGTCTGCTACTATTCCTCCATCAATGGAAGACAATTTACATGAATCCCTGGGACGCCCATTGTTCACTGTA CTCGTTACTCAACTGAGGCAGAGGCTCGAATTGCATTCATCAGACAG TTATATGTCAAACAACAAAGAAGTTAAGGACTGGGCGCGTACCTTTGGAGCCTACGGCTACTGTAGCGCTCTTAATCAGGATTTTAATGAGGAAGCAACCCGAAATCTCTTAGACTGGACTTCTGGGAGGAGCCAAATCTTGGTTGGGACTACAGCAGTGGGCACTGGACTCAACCACAAGGCGGTGAGGGGCGTATTTCACTGGGGACCTCCCTACGGGCCTGATGACTTCCAGCAAGGATCGGGGCGTGGTGGCCGTGATGATCTCCCTGCGGTCTCTATTACAGTCCACTGGGATCCTCGCTTACCATCAATTGGTAATAATTACAGGGGTAAACCCATAATAGATTACATGCTGGATGAAGAGGAGTGCATTCAACTCACAATGTCCAGGTGGTTCGACGGGGAGAATATTGCAGTTTCGTGTTCTGGGGGAATCAACTTCCGTGATTGTTTCCGATGCCGCAGCGCTCATCTGAGGGCTACCCATAGAGATGGAATTGCTCTGGCGGGTCCAGAAGAGCCACCAAGTACAAATCAAGTTCGGGATCCAAACCTCCTGATTCTTCACGAGATACCACGTGACGTATGCACAAATTCAATCCACCCCCCAAGACGGAATGCCACCTTGATTGGAC